One window from the genome of Candidatus Zixiibacteriota bacterium encodes:
- a CDS encoding PorV/PorQ family protein produces the protein MDKRTLNRIIVGWILLLILAALIGKVTVAAPNGGQTAADFLRIGFGARSAGMGGAFTAVSSGAQAAYWNPANLWTVTSGEAVLSHFAWYQDVTVEQGAVAHTINEKSSLAASIGFLNYGTIDGRDINGLATGDVTAYDWFGAVSYSYDLSPAVSLGLTGKFVNQKLDDLSASSFAADIGGAYRFDKVTLAAVLANVGPDMSFENVSEHLPSSARVGAAVALFDRQVLAAAEMEKPFYGDWVFRQGLEYGYRDQYFVRAGYNYYPGAEDRSFGSGMSLGAGVQFSRLGIDYAYTVQEHYTSEDLHRFSLEFRFGD, from the coding sequence ATGGACAAGCGGACACTAAATCGAATCATCGTCGGGTGGATTCTCCTGCTGATCCTGGCGGCGCTGATCGGCAAGGTGACGGTGGCGGCGCCCAACGGCGGACAGACCGCTGCGGATTTCCTCAGGATCGGCTTCGGAGCCCGGTCGGCCGGGATGGGCGGGGCGTTCACGGCGGTGTCCTCAGGGGCGCAGGCGGCGTACTGGAACCCGGCGAATCTGTGGACGGTGACGTCGGGGGAAGCCGTCCTCTCCCATTTCGCCTGGTATCAGGATGTCACCGTCGAACAGGGGGCGGTCGCCCATACAATCAACGAGAAGTCCTCTCTGGCGGCCTCCATCGGATTCCTCAACTACGGGACGATCGACGGCCGCGACATCAACGGATTGGCCACGGGGGACGTGACCGCCTATGATTGGTTCGGAGCGGTCTCGTACTCCTACGACCTGTCGCCCGCCGTGTCGCTGGGGCTGACGGGGAAGTTCGTCAACCAGAAGCTTGATGACTTGAGCGCCTCGAGCTTCGCCGCGGACATCGGCGGGGCCTACCGCTTCGACAAGGTGACGCTGGCGGCGGTGCTGGCGAATGTCGGTCCGGACATGTCGTTTGAAAATGTCAGCGAACACTTGCCGTCGTCGGCGCGCGTCGGGGCGGCCGTGGCGCTCTTTGACCGCCAGGTGCTGGCGGCGGCCGAGATGGAGAAACCCTTCTACGGAGACTGGGTCTTCCGTCAGGGGCTGGAGTACGGCTACCGGGACCAGTATTTTGTGCGCGCCGGGTACAACTACTACCCAGGGGCCGAGGATCGGTCGTTCGGCTCGGGGATGAGTCTTGGAGCGGGCGTGCAATTCAGTCGCTTGGGGATCGATTACGCCTACACCGTTCAGGAGCATTACACTTCGGAGGATTTGCATCGGTTTTCCCTGGAGTTCCGGTTCGGCGACTAG
- a CDS encoding adenine phosphoribosyltransferase: MRDSTSHTSLGAGGEELKRYIRSVPDFPRPGINFYDITTLLQNPAGFRRAVDQLEGYVRGVQAERILAIESRGFFFGAALADRLGLSIIPARKPGKLPYTTVSEEYELEYGTDRLEVHADAVLPGDRVVVVDDLIATGGTLLAACRLVERLGGVVAGVAAVIDLRFLPWREKLSGYDVRYLVSYDSE; this comes from the coding sequence ATGCGGGATTCGACATCACACACTAGTCTGGGCGCGGGCGGCGAAGAACTGAAACGGTACATCCGCAGCGTCCCGGATTTCCCCAGACCGGGGATCAATTTCTACGACATCACCACCCTCCTGCAGAACCCGGCCGGGTTTCGGCGGGCGGTGGACCAGTTGGAGGGGTACGTGCGGGGCGTACAGGCGGAGAGAATCCTGGCGATCGAGTCGCGGGGTTTCTTCTTCGGGGCCGCTCTGGCCGACCGCCTGGGGCTGTCGATTATCCCGGCTCGCAAGCCGGGGAAATTGCCCTATACGACGGTGAGCGAGGAGTACGAACTGGAGTACGGGACCGACCGGCTCGAGGTGCATGCGGATGCGGTCCTGCCGGGTGACCGAGTGGTGGTGGTCGATGATTTGATCGCCACCGGGGGAACGCTCCTGGCCGCCTGCCGGCTGGTCGAACGGCTGGGCGGCGTCGTGGCCGGGGTGGCGGCGGTGATCGATCTGCGCTTCCTCCCGTGGCGGGAGAAACTCTCCGGGTACGATGTCCGCTACCTGGTCTCCTATGACTCGGAGTGA
- the surE gene encoding 5'/3'-nucleotidase SurE — MSERLRILLTNDDGYQADGIATLYRVLARAHEVYLVAPNAEQSAASHSLTLNRPLRVQKIDERRYTTDGTPTDCVMLGVHLVFKDGKPDMIISGINHGANMGDDVTYSGTVAAAIEGSIMRVPSVAVSMAHYEPGTPMVRAANFVARLVRIVGQMNLPPDVFLNVNLPLDTGRPYGAYEFTRQGFRQYKDVIIRKTDPRGKPYYWIGGRPKWRTEAGTDFEAVSRNVVSITPLRLNFTDDRVLAELRTRQFSM; from the coding sequence ATGTCTGAACGGCTCCGGATTTTGTTGACCAACGACGACGGCTACCAGGCGGATGGAATCGCGACCCTCTACCGGGTGCTCGCGCGGGCGCACGAGGTCTACCTGGTGGCCCCGAACGCGGAACAGTCGGCCGCCTCGCATTCGCTCACCCTCAACCGGCCGCTGCGGGTGCAGAAGATCGACGAGCGGCGCTACACGACCGACGGGACCCCGACCGACTGCGTCATGCTCGGCGTGCACCTGGTGTTCAAGGACGGCAAGCCGGACATGATCATCTCGGGGATCAACCACGGCGCCAACATGGGGGATGACGTGACCTATTCGGGGACGGTGGCGGCGGCGATCGAGGGCTCGATCATGCGGGTGCCGTCGGTGGCCGTGTCGATGGCCCACTACGAGCCGGGGACGCCCATGGTGCGGGCGGCCAACTTCGTCGCCCGGCTCGTGCGCATCGTCGGGCAGATGAACCTCCCGCCCGACGTCTTCCTCAACGTCAACCTGCCGCTCGACACGGGGCGGCCCTACGGCGCCTACGAATTCACCCGGCAGGGGTTCCGCCAGTACAAGGATGTGATCATCCGGAAAACCGACCCGCGCGGCAAACCCTACTACTGGATCGGGGGGCGGCCGAAGTGGCGGACCGAGGCGGGGACCGATTTCGAGGCGGTGAGCCGGAACGTGGTGTCGATCACGCCGCTGCGGCTCAATTTCACGGACGACAGGGTGCTGGCCGAGCTGCGCACGCGGCAATTCTCGATGTAG
- a CDS encoding DinB family protein, translating into MKLAEIFSNYFTVRGELRKAVEGLTQAQFDWAPPRHTASIGRLLAHIADCEFFWIAHVAAGAPGRPDFTRFRGARDRAEILGLLDEYECVVTGFLEREDLADWDQVFYTVTDSSGATERLSKRWLVWHVVEHQARHRGQIFMLMRMQGLEVPNV; encoded by the coding sequence ATGAAGCTAGCTGAGATTTTCTCCAACTATTTCACGGTGCGCGGCGAATTGCGGAAGGCGGTGGAGGGTCTGACGCAGGCGCAGTTCGATTGGGCGCCCCCGCGCCACACGGCATCGATCGGACGACTCCTGGCCCACATCGCCGACTGCGAATTCTTCTGGATCGCCCACGTGGCCGCCGGCGCGCCCGGACGGCCGGATTTCACGCGCTTTCGCGGAGCGCGCGACCGGGCCGAGATCCTCGGCCTCCTCGACGAGTACGAGTGCGTTGTCACCGGGTTCCTCGAACGGGAAGACCTGGCCGACTGGGACCAGGTGTTCTACACCGTGACCGACAGCAGCGGGGCGACCGAGCGCCTCTCGAAGCGGTGGCTCGTGTGGCACGTGGTGGAACACCAGGCGCGCCACCGCGGCCAGATCTTCATGCTCATGCGCATGCAGGGGCTTGAGGTGCCGAATGTCTGA
- a CDS encoding NAD(P)-dependent glycerol-3-phosphate dehydrogenase codes for MSERVAILGAGSWGLAVARLLHANGHRVRLWEFDPAEHALLLRHRTHPKKLPGCRLDEQIGITNDLGEAVAGADLIVLAIPSQRMRSALDPLAGRVGPDVGIVNLAKGIEIRTLKRMSEVVAEVLDRPLGRIATLSGPSHAEEVARDMPTTVVVGGVNEEFCAEVQETFSGQTFRVYCCDDLTGVELGGALKNIIAIAAGIAGGLGLGDNTLGALITRGLAEITRLGVAMGANPLTFSGLSGVGDLVTTCVSRHSRNRYVGEHIGRGETLARVLAGMTMVAEGVETTRSGHALANRHGVEMPITAQVHAVLFDNKPPAEAVAELMGRELKPEIW; via the coding sequence ATGTCTGAGCGGGTCGCCATCCTCGGGGCGGGGTCCTGGGGGCTGGCCGTGGCTCGTCTGCTGCACGCCAACGGGCACCGCGTCCGGCTGTGGGAGTTCGACCCCGCCGAGCATGCCCTCCTGCTCCGCCACCGGACTCATCCGAAAAAGCTGCCCGGGTGCCGGCTCGATGAGCAGATTGGCATCACCAACGATCTCGGCGAGGCGGTCGCCGGAGCGGACCTGATCGTGCTGGCGATCCCATCCCAGCGGATGCGGTCGGCGCTCGACCCGCTGGCCGGCCGGGTTGGCCCCGACGTCGGCATCGTCAACCTGGCCAAAGGGATCGAGATCCGCACGCTCAAGCGCATGTCGGAGGTGGTGGCCGAGGTCCTCGATCGACCGCTCGGGCGCATCGCCACCCTCTCCGGGCCGTCGCACGCCGAAGAAGTGGCCAGGGACATGCCGACGACCGTGGTGGTCGGCGGTGTGAACGAAGAGTTCTGCGCGGAGGTCCAGGAGACCTTCTCAGGACAGACCTTCCGCGTGTACTGCTGCGACGACCTGACCGGCGTGGAGTTGGGGGGCGCGCTGAAGAACATCATCGCAATCGCCGCCGGGATTGCGGGGGGACTCGGGCTGGGGGACAACACCCTGGGGGCGCTCATCACGCGCGGCCTGGCCGAGATCACCCGCCTCGGCGTGGCGATGGGGGCCAACCCGCTGACGTTCTCGGGGCTGTCGGGGGTGGGAGACCTGGTGACCACCTGCGTGTCGCGGCACAGCCGCAACCGCTATGTGGGCGAACACATCGGCAGGGGCGAAACGCTGGCGCGGGTGCTGGCGGGGATGACGATGGTGGCCGAGGGAGTGGAGACGACCCGTTCGGGGCATGCCCTGGCGAACCGGCACGGCGTGGAGATGCCGATCACGGCGCAGGTACACGCCGTCTTGTTCGATAACAAGCCGCCGGCCGAGGCGGTGGCGGAGCTCATGGGCAGAGAACTGAAACCGGAAATCTGGTAA
- a CDS encoding TIGR00725 family protein, with product MPEGQRPVVIAIVGAGKCSKKLRDMAAAAGRYVAAHGGVVVCGGLGGVMEGAARGAKEAGGATIGILPGMDKNDANDHIDYVIPTGFGEARNILVVRAADAVIAFPGKYGTLSEMAFTMQMGKPLISVGAWKLGEGIPLVEDPEEAAKMAMELATGAPQGAETE from the coding sequence ATGCCAGAGGGACAACGACCGGTGGTGATCGCCATTGTCGGCGCCGGGAAGTGCTCGAAGAAACTGCGCGACATGGCGGCGGCGGCCGGCAGGTATGTCGCCGCGCACGGGGGAGTGGTGGTCTGCGGAGGACTTGGCGGGGTGATGGAGGGGGCGGCCCGGGGCGCCAAGGAAGCCGGCGGCGCCACCATCGGAATCCTCCCAGGGATGGACAAAAACGACGCCAACGACCATATCGACTATGTGATCCCGACCGGGTTCGGCGAAGCCCGCAACATCCTCGTGGTGCGGGCGGCCGATGCCGTCATCGCTTTTCCCGGCAAATACGGCACCCTGTCGGAGATGGCGTTCACCATGCAGATGGGCAAGCCCCTGATCTCGGTGGGGGCGTGGAAACTGGGCGAAGGGATCCCGCTGGTCGAGGATCCGGAAGAAGCGGCGAAAATGGCCATGGAGCTGGCGACCGGCGCGCCCCAGGGAGCGGAGACCGAGTAG
- a CDS encoding glycosyltransferase family 2 protein, whose product MDENRGEATLVLIPACNAGRYLDDLIPRCRRFVADEHLLVVNDGSTDDTLERLKRHRVNYISYPDNRGKGAALRAGYRYALARGYRSVVTLDADLQHLPEELPRFFAQDNGRRIVLGTRHMDPKVMPWDRRLTNNLTSLIISVFSAQRVRDSQSGYRLIPTAVLRAIPLVAAGYDFESELLFKAGALGCEIVETPISTVYEGSPSFINPVADTGRFIRQIWRRIWV is encoded by the coding sequence ATGGACGAGAATCGGGGCGAGGCGACGCTGGTGCTCATCCCGGCGTGCAACGCCGGGCGGTATCTCGATGACTTGATCCCCCGGTGCCGCCGGTTCGTGGCCGACGAACACCTGCTCGTGGTCAACGACGGATCGACCGACGATACGCTCGAGAGGCTCAAACGGCACCGGGTCAACTACATCTCGTATCCCGACAACCGGGGAAAAGGGGCGGCCCTGCGGGCGGGTTACCGGTATGCGCTCGCGCGCGGGTACCGCTCGGTCGTGACGCTCGATGCCGACCTGCAGCACCTGCCGGAGGAGTTGCCCCGTTTCTTCGCCCAGGACAACGGGCGGAGGATCGTCCTCGGGACGCGGCACATGGATCCCAAAGTGATGCCCTGGGACCGGCGCCTCACCAACAATCTGACTTCGCTGATCATCTCCGTGTTCTCCGCGCAGCGCGTCCGTGACAGCCAGTCGGGCTACCGCTTGATCCCGACCGCGGTGCTGCGGGCGATCCCGCTGGTCGCGGCGGGGTACGATTTCGAGTCGGAGTTGCTGTTCAAGGCGGGAGCGCTCGGCTGCGAGATTGTCGAAACCCCGATTTCCACCGTCTACGAGGGGTCGCCGTCGTTCATCAACCCGGTCGCGGACACCGGGCGGTTCATTCGCCAGATCTGGCGGCGGATCTGGGTCTGA
- a CDS encoding outer membrane protein transport protein: MKSLTVKGTVVLLLIGTTVFAQGGVGLEYGNRLEFDVWDFSRPALEGYQIDFSGGGARALGMGRAFLGLSDDVTAISWNPAGLYTLSQPVISATYGSTLPRGYTDTDPQFVLDPSQTRFDHNGWISGITALDFAAPLRIKGHPFVGSFTYSTGFDEYQGYQFSFDTTFRDTFTTPDTIFVDTVVHYTVNRESEMDGALKAVSFGFGTRIYREWSVGAALNVYSGTAVRHAASYESSQDRIDYSFQEYSQVYATTVIDSNRFSGYNFTLGVRYNASPLAAGLIIRTPFDLEVETDRSIYEIAKKNERVAAQETDTFYFDDMVTKYEMPWMIGAGVAYKANERTVLTADVEYRRFSTQGVLLRDSVKIDPGGENEEFFTTVAADTLWKDVLQVAVGAEYLWDQTWGTIPLRFGLAYVPTIVPSYERDESDTANAVLGLDSASVTGRLVAKQERTNGVRLSAGAGIWWKQVHLDFAYSYLTRDWDTGVPGTVRTGAFHQRIRNHHVSATFTGYF, encoded by the coding sequence ATGAAGTCGTTGACGGTGAAGGGCACGGTGGTGCTGCTGCTGATCGGAACAACGGTGTTCGCCCAGGGGGGCGTGGGCCTGGAGTACGGAAATCGTCTGGAGTTCGACGTCTGGGATTTCAGCCGGCCCGCTCTCGAGGGCTACCAGATCGATTTCAGCGGCGGCGGCGCGCGCGCGCTGGGGATGGGGAGAGCGTTCCTCGGGCTGTCGGATGACGTGACCGCGATCAGCTGGAACCCGGCGGGATTGTACACTCTCAGCCAGCCCGTCATCTCGGCCACCTACGGGAGCACCCTGCCGCGCGGGTACACCGACACCGACCCGCAGTTCGTGCTCGATCCGTCGCAGACGCGCTTCGACCACAACGGGTGGATCAGCGGGATCACGGCCCTGGATTTCGCGGCCCCCCTCCGCATCAAGGGACACCCCTTCGTCGGGTCGTTCACCTACTCGACGGGATTCGACGAGTACCAGGGGTACCAGTTCTCGTTCGACACCACGTTCCGCGACACCTTCACCACCCCGGACACGATATTCGTGGACACCGTGGTGCACTATACGGTGAACCGGGAGTCGGAGATGGACGGGGCGCTGAAGGCGGTGAGTTTCGGTTTCGGGACGCGGATTTACCGCGAGTGGTCGGTCGGCGCGGCCCTCAACGTGTACAGCGGAACGGCGGTGCGGCACGCGGCGAGTTACGAATCCTCCCAGGATCGCATCGACTACTCGTTCCAGGAATACTCGCAGGTGTATGCGACGACCGTGATCGACTCCAACCGGTTTTCGGGCTACAACTTCACTCTCGGTGTGCGCTACAACGCCAGCCCGCTCGCGGCCGGGCTTATCATCCGGACCCCCTTCGACCTCGAAGTGGAGACTGACCGGTCGATCTACGAGATCGCCAAGAAGAACGAGCGCGTGGCGGCCCAGGAAACCGATACCTTCTATTTCGACGACATGGTGACCAAGTACGAGATGCCCTGGATGATAGGGGCGGGCGTGGCGTACAAGGCAAACGAGCGGACGGTGCTGACGGCGGATGTGGAGTACCGGCGGTTCAGCACCCAGGGCGTGCTCCTGCGCGACAGCGTCAAAATCGATCCGGGCGGCGAGAACGAGGAGTTCTTCACGACGGTCGCGGCCGACACGCTGTGGAAAGACGTGCTGCAGGTGGCGGTGGGGGCGGAGTACCTCTGGGACCAGACTTGGGGGACGATTCCGCTGCGGTTCGGGTTGGCCTACGTGCCGACGATTGTCCCGAGCTACGAGCGGGATGAGTCGGACACGGCGAACGCGGTCCTGGGGCTGGACAGCGCCTCGGTGACGGGCCGGCTGGTGGCCAAGCAGGAGCGGACCAACGGGGTGCGCCTCTCGGCTGGCGCCGGGATCTGGTGGAAGCAGGTGCACCTTGATTTCGCCTATTCGTACCTGACCCGCGACTGGGACACCGGGGTGCCCGGGACGGTGCGAACCGGGGCGTTTCACCAGCGAATCAGAAACCACCATGTGAGCGCGACGTTTACGGGGTACTTCTAG
- a CDS encoding acylphosphatase: MKLAGAIVTVKGEVQGVGFRWWALKRAHLRGVTGWVRNNRDGSVTALAEGERGALDAFIDDLREGPSLAVVRAVDIDWQEYTGTYAGFDITH, encoded by the coding sequence GTGAAGCTCGCCGGGGCAATCGTGACCGTGAAAGGGGAGGTTCAGGGGGTAGGGTTCCGCTGGTGGGCGCTCAAACGGGCGCACCTCCGCGGGGTGACGGGCTGGGTGCGGAATAACCGGGACGGTTCGGTTACCGCCCTGGCCGAGGGGGAGCGGGGCGCGCTGGACGCATTTATCGACGATCTTCGGGAAGGCCCTTCCCTGGCGGTCGTCCGGGCAGTTGACATCGACTGGCAGGAGTATACAGGTACGTATGCGGGATTCGACATCACACACTAG
- a CDS encoding MerR family transcriptional regulator has product MKKTNANEKLYYSISEVARITGLEPYVLRYWEKEFPTLCPRKTRGGNRIYTQKDIEVVNRIKHLRTEEKLTIAGARTKLTMRRPSESKETMVASARTKTLIGQIRKDIEDILKDFS; this is encoded by the coding sequence ATGAAGAAGACCAACGCCAACGAGAAGCTGTACTACTCGATCAGCGAGGTGGCCCGCATCACGGGGCTCGAACCTTACGTGCTGCGATACTGGGAGAAGGAGTTTCCGACGCTCTGTCCGCGCAAGACGCGCGGGGGGAACCGGATCTACACGCAGAAGGACATCGAGGTGGTCAACCGCATCAAACACCTGCGCACCGAGGAGAAACTGACGATCGCCGGGGCGCGGACCAAGCTGACGATGCGGCGGCCGAGCGAGAGCAAAGAGACCATGGTGGCCTCGGCGCGAACGAAGACGCTGATAGGCCAGATTCGTAAGGATATCGAGGACATCCTCAAAGATTTCTCTTGA
- a CDS encoding tetratricopeptide repeat protein: protein MQSKVKLSKRQIKEDKFTAFVLTSKQRVAENWQFLVIGGVVLVLAVVAVVYFASSRTSREAEGSRLFAQGMAEYRNGNRQVALTTLQEVVDEHGGHETADNATYLLGQIQFELRNFAEAIRWWEQYLAKYRDNRTDRAAALAGIAAANEEQGNNAAAAQKYREAAAEYPEGPLAWDYHTGAMRNYLAAGQVDKAREELDSLRDKYAGTEIYNRAARLFAAQAVPAKTAP from the coding sequence ATGCAGAGCAAAGTCAAGCTGTCCAAGCGGCAGATCAAAGAAGACAAATTCACGGCGTTCGTCCTGACGTCGAAACAGCGGGTGGCCGAAAACTGGCAGTTTCTTGTGATCGGCGGGGTGGTCCTCGTGCTCGCGGTGGTGGCCGTCGTCTACTTCGCGAGCAGCCGGACCAGCCGGGAGGCCGAGGGAAGCCGATTGTTCGCCCAGGGGATGGCTGAATACCGCAACGGCAACCGCCAGGTGGCGCTGACGACGTTGCAGGAAGTTGTGGACGAGCACGGCGGGCACGAGACGGCCGATAACGCCACCTACTTGCTGGGGCAGATCCAGTTTGAACTGCGGAATTTCGCCGAAGCCATCCGGTGGTGGGAGCAGTACCTGGCCAAGTACCGTGACAACCGGACCGACCGGGCGGCGGCCCTGGCCGGGATCGCGGCCGCCAACGAGGAGCAGGGCAACAACGCGGCTGCGGCCCAGAAGTACCGGGAAGCGGCGGCCGAGTATCCGGAGGGCCCGCTGGCCTGGGATTACCATACGGGGGCGATGCGCAACTACCTGGCGGCGGGCCAGGTTGACAAGGCGCGCGAGGAGCTCGACTCGCTGCGCGACAAGTATGCCGGCACGGAGATTTACAACCGGGCGGCGCGGCTGTTCGCCGCACAAGCAGTGCCGGCGAAAACGGCGCCCTAA
- a CDS encoding FAD-binding oxidoreductase yields MKKARPTEARGGRAAAPSAPLESLAGSLRGTLIRPGDSRYDAARSVWNSMIDRTPAAIVQAADSADVRHTVRFAREHRLPLSIRGAGHNIAGNAVCDDGLTLDLSGLKAVQVEPAARRAWVGAGATLGDFDRAAQDFGLATPLGINSTTGIAGLTLGGGFGWLTRKYGTAADNLRGAEVVLADGSLVRASDTEHPDLFWAIRGGGGNFGVVTRFEFDLHPVGPNVYSGLVVYPHAEAKAVLRQYRDYVAELTDESACWLVLRPAPPVPFVPAEKHGQNVLVVIFFHAGDPEAGRRAAEPLRHLGRPVGEALGVQPYTGWQSAFDPLMTAGARNYWKTHNFTALPDALLDVLVRLADRVPSPECEVFLGQLGGAAARIPRETIAYPHRDADFVLNVHARWRAAEDDERCIAWARELFRATEPFATGGAYVNFVTADESDRIKGIFGANYDRLRRVKRAYDPDNLFRMNHNIAPGR; encoded by the coding sequence ATGAAAAAAGCCCGTCCCACCGAGGCGCGCGGCGGCCGAGCCGCCGCCCCTTCGGCCCCCCTCGAGTCGCTCGCCGGTTCGCTGCGGGGCACGCTGATCCGCCCCGGAGACAGCCGCTACGACGCGGCCCGCTCGGTCTGGAACAGCATGATCGACCGGACACCGGCCGCCATCGTGCAGGCCGCCGATTCCGCCGATGTCCGGCACACGGTCCGCTTCGCCCGGGAGCACCGCTTGCCTCTGTCCATTCGCGGCGCCGGGCACAACATCGCCGGGAACGCGGTCTGCGACGACGGTCTCACCCTGGACCTGTCCGGGCTGAAAGCGGTGCAGGTGGAGCCGGCCGCCCGTCGCGCCTGGGTCGGGGCCGGCGCCACGCTCGGCGACTTCGACCGGGCGGCCCAGGATTTCGGACTGGCCACTCCCCTCGGCATCAACTCCACGACCGGCATCGCCGGCCTCACGCTCGGCGGGGGCTTCGGATGGCTCACGCGAAAGTACGGGACAGCCGCAGACAACCTCCGCGGCGCCGAGGTCGTGCTCGCCGACGGCTCGCTGGTGCGGGCCAGCGACACCGAGCATCCCGATCTGTTCTGGGCGATCCGGGGCGGCGGGGGCAATTTCGGCGTCGTCACCCGGTTTGAATTCGACCTGCACCCGGTCGGCCCCAACGTGTACAGCGGCCTGGTGGTCTACCCGCACGCCGAGGCGAAGGCGGTGCTCCGGCAGTATCGCGACTATGTCGCGGAACTCACCGACGAATCCGCGTGCTGGCTGGTCTTGCGCCCCGCCCCGCCGGTTCCGTTCGTCCCGGCGGAAAAGCACGGGCAAAATGTGCTCGTCGTGATCTTTTTCCACGCCGGCGATCCCGAGGCGGGCCGGCGGGCCGCCGAGCCGCTGCGCCATCTCGGGCGGCCGGTGGGCGAAGCGCTCGGCGTCCAGCCGTACACGGGCTGGCAGTCGGCCTTCGACCCGCTCATGACGGCGGGCGCCCGGAATTACTGGAAGACGCATAATTTCACTGCCCTGCCCGACGCCCTGCTCGACGTGCTTGTGCGCTTGGCCGACCGCGTGCCGAGTCCCGAGTGCGAGGTCTTCCTCGGCCAGCTCGGCGGGGCGGCGGCCCGCATCCCGCGCGAGACCATCGCCTACCCGCACCGCGACGCCGACTTCGTCCTCAACGTCCACGCCCGCTGGCGGGCGGCCGAGGATGACGAGCGCTGCATCGCCTGGGCGCGCGAGTTGTTCCGGGCGACCGAGCCTTTCGCCACCGGAGGCGCCTATGTGAATTTCGTGACCGCCGACGAGTCCGACCGCATTAAGGGAATCTTCGGCGCCAACTACGACCGTCTCCGGCGAGTCAAGCGCGCCTATGACCCCGACAATCTGTTCCGGATGAACCACAACATCGCGCCGGGGCGGTAA
- the plsY gene encoding glycerol-3-phosphate 1-O-acyltransferase PlsY, with product MMWIGPIAVAYLLGAIPFGLLVPRLFGVADIRRHGSGNIGATNVTRVLGFRRAVWVYGLDIAKGAAAVLLGRWYAAAATIPFAGADTYVVLCGLAAVLGHLFPVYLRFRGGKGVNTALGVMLALLPVPALLAFGVFAAVFAIGRYVSLASLVAAVAFPVFILIEKYAFHRPVASVYLWVSAAVVLLIVYAHRGNIGRLRAGTEHRFGGRRQPADSQGAGRHV from the coding sequence ATGATGTGGATCGGACCGATAGCTGTGGCCTACCTGTTGGGAGCCATCCCGTTCGGGCTGCTCGTCCCGCGCCTGTTCGGAGTTGCTGATATCCGCCGGCACGGGTCGGGAAATATCGGCGCCACCAACGTCACGCGCGTGCTCGGCTTTCGCCGGGCTGTCTGGGTGTACGGACTGGACATCGCCAAAGGGGCGGCCGCGGTGCTGTTGGGACGATGGTATGCCGCGGCGGCGACGATCCCATTCGCGGGAGCCGACACCTACGTCGTCCTCTGCGGTCTGGCTGCGGTGCTCGGACACCTCTTCCCGGTCTACCTCCGGTTCCGGGGGGGGAAGGGGGTCAACACGGCGCTCGGGGTGATGCTGGCTCTCCTGCCGGTTCCGGCGCTCCTGGCGTTCGGCGTATTCGCGGCCGTGTTCGCGATCGGGCGCTACGTTTCGCTCGCCTCGCTGGTGGCGGCAGTGGCGTTTCCGGTGTTCATTCTCATCGAAAAGTACGCTTTCCACCGGCCGGTGGCCTCGGTCTATCTCTGGGTATCGGCGGCCGTCGTGCTGCTCATCGTGTACGCCCACCGGGGCAACATCGGGCGGCTGCGGGCCGGGACGGAACACCGGTTCGGCGGCCGCCGGCAGCCGGCCGATTCGCAGGGGGCGGGCCGCCATGTCTGA